CCGTGCTCCAGCAGGCGTCGGACACCGACTCCGTTGAGTTGGCGCTCATCGAGAACCTTCAACGGCAAGATCTCAATCCGATCGAGACCGCCAAGGCCTATCACCGCCTTGTCGACGAGTTTGGCTTGACGCAGGAGGATGTGGCCAAGCGGGTCGGGAAGGAACGCTCCTCGGTCGCCAACACCCTGCGTTTATTGAACCTTCCTCTCGAAATCCAGGAGGCCGTTGCCTTGGATCGGTTGTCCGAAGGTCATGCGAAGGTCCTCTTATCCCTGTCCGGACTTCAGGCCCAGCTCCGAATGGCCCGGCGGATCCTTCAAAAAGGCCTCTCGGTGCGCGCGGCCGAAGCCGCCGCCAAGCGAGCGCCCGGCGGGGGTCGAAGCAGGCCGGCCGGAATCCAAAATGCGCTCACGGAAGCGGAGGAACGGTTGATTCGATACCTCGGTTCGCGGGTTCGGATCACCGGGGCTAAGGAAGGCGGACAGGTCGCGATCCATTATCATAATCCGCCGGATTTGGACCGGTTACTGGAACTCATCATAAAGTAGTTCGTAGCGGCGGCGGTTTGAAGCCATCGAGGGGCCGACAAGGAGGATGAACATGCTGCGTAAAGACGATAAAGACCGCAGAGACGGAGCCGGCGACGAGGTCATTGCCTTTTTGGGGAAGGGCACAGAATTCAAGGGCATGATCACCTACAACGGCACGATTCGGATCGACGGCCACGTCGAAGGAGAGATTGTCACGGAGGGGACGCTGGTCGTGGGCGAAGACGCCGTCATCCAGGCGGAGATCAGCGCCGGCACGGTCATCACCGGCGGCAAAATCATCGGCAACGTCACCGCCTTGGAAAAAATCCAGCTCCTGCCGACCGCCGTCATGGACGGGTCGATCAAAACGCCGGTGCTCATTATAGAAGAAGGTGTTCGATTTAACGGCCATTGTCAAATGAGCGGGACGGCGCTGCCCGGGCAAAAGGAATTGCAAGGAGCGGAACGGGCTCAAGGAAAGGAAGCGCAGGCGGTGCAGGAAGCACGCTGAAGGATAGGCGGAGCGGAAATCTGGATGACCGGGACGGAATACAAGACGGTTGTGGTCGGCATGAGCGGAGGGGTGGACAGTTGCGCCACCGCGATGATTTTGAAAGAGCAGGGTCACCGGGTCATCGGCGTGACCCTCAAGGTCTGGAAGGAAGAGGAGAACGCGGATAAGCGGTGGCAGGACCGGTCCTGCTGTAAGGTGGGGGTGGCGCGGTATGTGGCCCAACGGCTCGGGATTGAACACCATGTCATTGACGTCCAGCCGGAATTTCGGCGGGCCGTCATCGACGACTTTGTGGAGGGATACCTCGGGGGCCGGACACCGAATCCCTGTGTGCGATGCAATGAGCGGATCAAGTTCGGCCGACTGTTCGAAATCGCCAGGGGGCTCGGGGCGGATTATTTGGCAACAGGGCATTATGTGCGGCTGGAGAAGAATGAGAGGACGGGCCGGTACATATTGAAACGGGCGGTCGATGATCGAAAGGACCAGAGTTACTTTCTTTACCGGCTTCGGCCGGAAATCCTTCCCCATGTTATCTTCCCTCTTGGATCTTTGCACAAATCCGAGGTATGGCGGCGGGTGGAATCCCTGGACCTTCCGCCCGACGAAATGCACGAGAGCCAGGAAATCTGCTTTGTGACCCAACAGGACTACCGTCAGTTTCTGACCATCCAGACGCCTCGGGCCGCTCGTCCCGGACCGATCGTCACGACCCAAGGAAAGGTCGTCGGGGAGCATCGGGGCGTGGCCTTCTACACCATCGGACAGCGGCGGGGATTGGGCCTCTCGGCCCGGGAGCGTTTGTATGTGGTCGACATTCGTCCCGATGAGAATACCATCGTTGTGGGGGAGGCATCCGATTTGTATTGCGACGAACTGTTCGCGGGCAACCTGAACCTTTTTGTGGAGCGGCCGCTTCGACAGGGGCTGGATGTCGATGTGAAAATACGATACCGTAACGCCTGCGCCCCGGGCCGGATTGAGCCTCTGGGGGAAGAAATCCTCCGCATTCGGCTCCGGACCCCTCAGCGTGCCGTGACTCCCGGGCAATCGGCGGTCTTCTAC
This region of Nitrospiria bacterium genomic DNA includes:
- a CDS encoding polymer-forming cytoskeletal protein; this translates as MLRKDDKDRRDGAGDEVIAFLGKGTEFKGMITYNGTIRIDGHVEGEIVTEGTLVVGEDAVIQAEISAGTVITGGKIIGNVTALEKIQLLPTAVMDGSIKTPVLIIEEGVRFNGHCQMSGTALPGQKELQGAERAQGKEAQAVQEAR
- a CDS encoding ParB/RepB/Spo0J family partition protein — protein: MQKKALGRGLNALFDRALPEGSSATPSSRFLELDIRNIIPNRYQPRKTFREQDLQELVASVKERGVLQPVLVRTAEDGRYELIAGERRWRAAKLAGLEKIPAVLQQASDTDSVELALIENLQRQDLNPIETAKAYHRLVDEFGLTQEDVAKRVGKERSSVANTLRLLNLPLEIQEAVALDRLSEGHAKVLLSLSGLQAQLRMARRILQKGLSVRAAEAAAKRAPGGGRSRPAGIQNALTEAEERLIRYLGSRVRITGAKEGGQVAIHYHNPPDLDRLLELIIK
- the mnmA gene encoding tRNA 2-thiouridine(34) synthase MnmA, which produces MTGTEYKTVVVGMSGGVDSCATAMILKEQGHRVIGVTLKVWKEEENADKRWQDRSCCKVGVARYVAQRLGIEHHVIDVQPEFRRAVIDDFVEGYLGGRTPNPCVRCNERIKFGRLFEIARGLGADYLATGHYVRLEKNERTGRYILKRAVDDRKDQSYFLYRLRPEILPHVIFPLGSLHKSEVWRRVESLDLPPDEMHESQEICFVTQQDYRQFLTIQTPRAARPGPIVTTQGKVVGEHRGVAFYTIGQRRGLGLSARERLYVVDIRPDENTIVVGEASDLYCDELFAGNLNLFVERPLRQGLDVDVKIRYRNACAPGRIEPLGEEILRIRLRTPQRAVTPGQSAVFYRGDELLGGGIIRSTSRSGPSVLPPPSKTGNLRLDNTAALC